The Juglans microcarpa x Juglans regia isolate MS1-56 chromosome 8S, Jm3101_v1.0, whole genome shotgun sequence genome has a window encoding:
- the LOC121244618 gene encoding protein-tyrosine-phosphatase PTP1 isoform X2, with product MTTSTASKALSTPFDFSPDLPPRLALTPDQFGRCSEALGFFRERLSMPQTINQEFARLLASRITPSEMRRNCTVALNGVNLNKNRYTDVLPFDKSRVVLNSCKDYRPAANGYINASLVMASSFENVSQFIATQGPLPHTYEDFWEMVIQYRCPVVVMLTRLVDNYKMVKCGDYFQAEDGPREFGNITIATKWIRNTETSLVLRLLEVNYNESEEAPISVLHVQYPEWPDHGVPKDTFAVREILKRIYNVPPNLGPIVVHCSAGIGRTGTYCTIHNTIQRILAGDMSALDLVNTITMFRSQRIGMVQTQDQYLFCYKAIIDELEDLISEFNTRSSKW from the exons ATGACTACCTCTACTGCCTCCAAGGCTCTCTCCACCCCGTTCGATTTCTCGCCCGATTTGCCGCCGAGACTCGCTCTCACCCCCGATCAGTTCGGCCGCTGCTCCGAAGCTCTAGGGTTCTTCCGGGAGAGGCTTTCTATGCCACAGACTATCAACCAGGAATTCGCTCGCTTGCTG GCCAGTAGGATAACCCCATCTGAGATGAGGAGAAACTGTACTGTGGCTCTTAACGGCGTCAATTTGAACAAGAACCGCTATACGGATGTCTTACCAT TTGACAAGAGTAGGGTTGTTCTTAACTCATGTAAGGATTACAGACCGGCAGCAAATGGCTACATAAATGCGAGCCTTGTCATG GCTTCTTCCTTCGAAAATGTTTCTCAATTTATTGCCACTCAAGGCCCACTACCGCATACctatgaggatttttgggagatGGTGATCCAGTACCGTTGCCCTGTGGTTGTGATGTTGACAAGGTTGGTGGACAATTACAAG ATGGTAAAATGTGGAGATTATTTCCAGGCGGAAGATGGTCCCAGGGAATTTGGTAATATAACTATAGCTACTAAATGGATAAGAAATACAGAAACTTCGTTAGTGTTACGCCTATTGGAGGTAAACTATAATGAG TCAGAGGAGGCACCCATATCTGTTCTTCATGTTCAGTACCCAGAGTGGCCTGATCATGGAGTTCCAAAGGACACATTTGCTGTGcgtgaaattttaaaaagaatatataatgtGCCACCTAATCTTGGTCCCATAGTGGTCCACTGCAG tgcagGTATTGGGAGAACTGGAACATATTGCACCATTCATAACACGATCCAAAGAATCCTTGCTGGAGACATGTCTGCTTTAGACCTTGTTAATACCATAACTATGTTTAGGTCTCAGAGAATTGGAATGGTCCAAACACAG
- the LOC121244618 gene encoding protein-tyrosine-phosphatase PTP1 isoform X1, translating to MTTSTASKALSTPFDFSPDLPPRLALTPDQFGRCSEALGFFRERLSMPQTINQEFARLLASRITPSEMRRNCTVALNGVNLNKNRYTDVLPFDKSRVVLNSCKDYRPAANGYINASLVMASSFENVSQFIATQGPLPHTYEDFWEMVIQYRCPVVVMLTRLVDNYKMVKCGDYFQAEDGPREFGNITIATKWIRNTETSLVLRLLEVNYNESEEAPISVLHVQYPEWPDHGVPKDTFAVREILKRIYNVPPNLGPIVVHCSAGIGRTGTYCTIHNTIQRILAGDMSALDLVNTITMFRSQRIGMVQTQDQYLFCYKAIIDELEDLISEFNTRSSKC from the exons ATGACTACCTCTACTGCCTCCAAGGCTCTCTCCACCCCGTTCGATTTCTCGCCCGATTTGCCGCCGAGACTCGCTCTCACCCCCGATCAGTTCGGCCGCTGCTCCGAAGCTCTAGGGTTCTTCCGGGAGAGGCTTTCTATGCCACAGACTATCAACCAGGAATTCGCTCGCTTGCTG GCCAGTAGGATAACCCCATCTGAGATGAGGAGAAACTGTACTGTGGCTCTTAACGGCGTCAATTTGAACAAGAACCGCTATACGGATGTCTTACCAT TTGACAAGAGTAGGGTTGTTCTTAACTCATGTAAGGATTACAGACCGGCAGCAAATGGCTACATAAATGCGAGCCTTGTCATG GCTTCTTCCTTCGAAAATGTTTCTCAATTTATTGCCACTCAAGGCCCACTACCGCATACctatgaggatttttgggagatGGTGATCCAGTACCGTTGCCCTGTGGTTGTGATGTTGACAAGGTTGGTGGACAATTACAAG ATGGTAAAATGTGGAGATTATTTCCAGGCGGAAGATGGTCCCAGGGAATTTGGTAATATAACTATAGCTACTAAATGGATAAGAAATACAGAAACTTCGTTAGTGTTACGCCTATTGGAGGTAAACTATAATGAG TCAGAGGAGGCACCCATATCTGTTCTTCATGTTCAGTACCCAGAGTGGCCTGATCATGGAGTTCCAAAGGACACATTTGCTGTGcgtgaaattttaaaaagaatatataatgtGCCACCTAATCTTGGTCCCATAGTGGTCCACTGCAG tgcagGTATTGGGAGAACTGGAACATATTGCACCATTCATAACACGATCCAAAGAATCCTTGCTGGAGACATGTCTGCTTTAGACCTTGTTAATACCATAACTATGTTTAGGTCTCAGAGAATTGGAATGGTCCAAACACAG